Below is a window of Arabidopsis thaliana chromosome 2, partial sequence DNA.
TAAGGCAACCTACATCCTCTATCCCTTAGCCTCTCTCAATGTATGCAAGAGTCTCCCTGCGAGGAGAAGGAAGGCAAACAACAGAAAGGAGAGGGCACCAGCAAGTGAAACACACATGGAAGTCAGTCTAGCAATCTATCCCAGCCAAGAAGCCGTTAAAAAGAAGTCAGGATACCCGAGGTAAGCCAACCAAGCCAATGATCCAACCAAGCCAATGATGTGGTTTGATGCATCGATCTTCTTCCGAACAAGGTAGCCAACCAAGAAAGTATCTGATCACCCATCCGATACGAAGACCTTTGATAGTCAACCTCTCCAGCTTGATAGTCCCTCTCCAGTCAATAAAGAACCTTCCCTTGCGAAATAACCTTCCCTTGCCAGGCAGTTGGCTTTGTTCCTTggtaaagaagagaaagctaaCGGGTAAGCGGatggcaaagaagagaaagctagCCTTTGCTTGGGTGAAGATGTGAAAGAGGAGAAatccaaagaaagaagagaaagctgcTATAGTTTAAGCTAACTCCTCCGACAGCgaaaagaaagaggagaaagcTGCCAGTACTCACTCAGCCGAGGATCCTTACTTCCTTTCATAGACGAAACGGGGCTTGAATCGGTATATTGGTTGAGAATGACTCCCTGCTTCATTAATGGGAAATGCGCGGAGCAACTAACTAGTACCACTGCATACAAGCTTCTCTTCCTTCCTCCGTTAACAGAACATACGACTTCTCTGTATCCAAAGCAGTACCCCGATAAACAACTAGTACTTTTACTAGACCCCAGGAGCGGAACTCGATTAACATACTACAGCCAGCCCTTCTTCATTGCCCTCTCTTCCCCATATTCTGGGTCCTCTTTGTCTGCTAAGTTCCACTTTGCTCCTCATCTCTATGCATTCTTGGTGGTTGCTAGCATAACCAGATCTGACATAGCTTACTCAGTGAACTGACTTTCTGATCGAAGAGAGATCAGAAGGTTTACCAGTTTATATTCCTTCCTAGAAAACGCTTTCTCTGTTGAGATATCTTCTCTCGACCTCTCTCCTTGCGTAGTAGCTGAGTCATCAGTTTATCTTGTAGTGAGGGATTCACCTCTGGCTTATTCTTCGTGTCAGGCTTGTTAGACCACTTCTTGTCTTCCTAGTATTCTTGCTGCTTTTACTTATTCTGAGTGAGAGCTCAGTCTTATCTTCTTAGCCTTCTATCCGCATACTTCCaacacaaagagaaagaaggtaAATGGCCTCTGGAGAGGTAAGATTTGTAGGGAAAGGTAAGCCAATACATCAAATTTCTCACTCACAACTGGCATGCTACCAGCAAGAATAGAATCTTCCATTTTCGGTGAATGCTCTCTCTTCAACAACAGGAGTTCTAAATAAAGTAACGAAGGAGAGCTGCGGAACCGCTAGCAGCACTTGCCAACACTTGTCAGCAGCCAAGGGGTCCTCTTCTTGCCAGCCAATGACTAACAGATAGATGTTTGGGATTCAGACTTGTATGCATCGGGGGAAACATGGGCTCCGCCTAAGGTTCGAGGAATTCCTTTGACCTAGTTTGCTGCGTTTCCGTTCTTGCTTGCTCGACTTATGACTCACAACTGGTGGAGCTTTGCCCTTGGCTTGCTGTAAAGAGCTTGGCCAAATAGGATGGTTCCTCACTCTTTAGGGGAAGGAACGGTGCTTCTCAAAGTAGGATTGGAGAAGTCTCCCCCTAACAGGAAATGTACACAACGCTGTTTGTGGGACGGGAACTTCCTGGTGATTTGACTTTGTCGAAGTCTCTCTAGTGCTTCCGATGTGATAATGTTAAGCATATAGCTAGTAACGCCTTTGAAGCAAGGTTGCCACCGAAGTTCATCAAAAAAAGACGGGGTATTGCAACTTTTGAAGGCTTTTCGGCTCTCTAAAATAAGATCAGATACTATACGAAATTAGCCTTTTCGAGGACCCAAAAATGGGTCTTTCTTTACTGATTCATTAAAAAACCACGGctctttaaaaaaagaaagagttgaaAAAGCTGATTGCATAGCCGTTTTATTCACGTCGGGCATTCACTTTAGCAGCTTTAGCGAGTAAAGGCATATAGCTAGTATAGCAGTTGAGTCGGTGAACTCGGATAAGTAAGCTTACAGTATCCGTTATCTTATTCCTTAGGGCAGGCCTCTATCTTGTTCCAATCCCAGTAGCAAAACGCGGGCTAGGAGTGGCTTGTTCCTCACTCGGGGGACTGCTTGATCCGCTCCTCCCGTCTATATTTCTTACCTTGTCGCTTCCCGTTCTCCATCGTACTGATATGACTGCTATGGTAGGAGAATCTCAAGTGCTTGCGATAAAGGTCGGCCCCTTCCAAGTCGGACCTTGGCTTGTAGCCTGGACTTCTCATTTGATGAGGAGGAAAAGGGGCATGTAAGTGTAAGGATGAAACCTCGGGTAGGTGAGATTGGAGCCTATTATTGTATGCGTGATGGAATTCCGATCTTCCCTCTCTTCCTCTGGAGCCCTTACCTCGCAGGGGCCTGACTTTGGGGTGTGGTTCTTGGCCTGTATTATTTGTCCGATCGCATTATCTTTTATTCCGGTTCATCATAGTCTCGTATCTCTCAACCATCTATATCATAAGAGAAGCCGGTTCCAAGACTAGTCGAGATGCCCTATTCAGAAAGGTAGATGAGAGCTTGCGGAGAAGGAAAGTTTTCATGGTTGGCTGATCCATCGAATACTGTCCTTTCCcctttttaccattttttcgTCGAGTTGCTGATACGTTCTTCTCCAGCAACAGCCTACGTAGCAATCTTCCTCTTTTCAAGGACAAGGAAGAAAGCATCAGACACGTCCGTAGTTCTAGGTCTTTTTGCCCAGTTCCTGGAGCACTCTTGTGGTTTAGTGTGCTAAGTAATCTGGGAGCCCACTGTCATTTTATTCGGGCTCAGCTCAATCGGCATCGAAACTCTTAATTCTATTATGACCCTTCGCCATCTCCTCCCTGTCGATTctcattaaaaattaagagCAGGAGACCCACAAGTAGTAAAAGCAAGTCTAGACCTTTTAGCCATTTCAAGAGAGGTAGACCCTCCAGCGCAGGAAGTTCttctaaaaagaagaagagtgcaCTGAAGAGGATAGGAATCAGGGCCTGTACTGTATTGGGAGTGAGTTGAAATATCTTTTGTATAAgacatataaaacaaatccCACCGATCAGAAATAAAAGGAAGACCATCCCTTCGATCGGTATTCCCGCTTTGCCCGCCGCGGACGAGAGCCAAACGGATACAAAAAGGGCGAGAACCGAATAAAGTATAAAGGTCAGCATATATCCTGTTAGCGTGCGTTTCTCCAGGGAAATAAAAAGAACGCACGATCCCGAGAATATAGCGGCTAGTTGCCAGGGGTCTAAGAAAGAGATCTCCTGAAAAGCGTATAACCTTAGTCCATATAACATGAGACAAAGCAAAATGAGAGGTAGAATTCCCCCTCGTAGAGCTACAGGggattctcttcttcctagACAGAATGAAAGCGCGGAGTATCCTAAAAGCTGCGAAGCTAATAGGAACCCCCACTCCGCGAGTTCTCTATCTAGTCCAAAgaacagtaaaaaaataaaaggcGACAAGGGAGGGGAACCCCAAGACCAGAACACCGGAGAAAATGCCAAGCAACCCTACTTGGGCGAAAGCCAACCCTCTTAAAAAAAGGGTGGAAAGTTGGCATAGGGCGAATAGTCCTAGGAGATATGGCCTTAGTCTCGGATCTATAGAAAGTGTGCAGTGAGAGATCTTTATAGGTAGAGTTAAGTAAAGCCAGTCTTTACTTAACTCGGCCCaaacaattttgattattCAATATAAAACTGTCCCATGCTTTCCGTTGGTCAACAACCAACCAAACCACATATTTTCGTCTTTCCAAATTAGGAGAGCAAATAAGCAAGTCCTTTCCAACTAGAGCTCCTGGCGGTCTTTTAAGCTGTTCAACTAGTTAGGGCATTAGCCTCAGAGGCAGGGGTTTGAAGTCAGGAATTTCCCACTCCCACTGGACGACATGCGGATAGAGAAATGCGACTAAGCTAGATTCAGGAACAGCTTCTATTAGTACACAATCTTTTTGAATATAGATCAGCAGCGGATGTTGCGACAGTAACTTCAACATCGACAACAGCCTTCAGTCGTCGAAGTAAGGAATTACTAGGAACTGCTTTCATTCCCACGATATGCGCCAACAGGGCTTTTAGGAAGAGTAGTAACAGCACCAGTAACCGCTTTCTTTATTCCGGACTTTCAGTAAGGAATGATAGAACAGCTGATACAAAGATAGTGAGAAGAGCTGATATGCTTAAGCGTCGAAAGGACTGTTTGCTTACGTGCCGGATTGCTTTTCTAACTAGCCAGTATAGTTACAGCTGATATTTCTATATGAAAGAAAGCTTTAATAATAGATGCGATTGTGAGCAGGCTTACTTATCAGTGCTAGCTTGTATGCGCTTTCTATTACAGCAACAGCTTTTATgcgaaaaacaagaaaaaggaaaactgCAGCTCTGCGACATAACCAGTCTTGCAGAACTGGAAGAACGAATTTACTCGACAAGGAAACCAAGTCAAAAGGTTGCGCCTGACAGCCAAGCGCCAGTTTTTGTAATCTCTTTCCTTCCAAGGAGTCCTTGTCTTCTTGCATCACGGCCTCGATCTACGCAATGAAAACGTATTTCCTCTAACTGCCCGTAAAGTCAGAATTCAACGAAGAGCACTCATTTATGATGTAACTATTATGTACCTAGACCGGCCTTACCCGATACATTACTTGCTTCCCATAGGAAGAAGGTCTGCAAGCCTCCATATGATTGATTCTCGCAATGAAGTCTTCCCGTTGATTCCACTTCTTTCTCCTCTGACTCAGTCTAGCAACCCCACCTTGGTCTCGTAGCCCACTTGTAGCCATCACTACCGCGGGTCTTTGCTCATAGTCACGAATAAGCTTCTCCTAAGTCCTCTCAGCAATTCAAAGATGAGACTGACTGACTTCTATTAAGTAATCGGATAAGACTGATGCACTCACTTTTAAGACTTCCCCGATCTCCTACCCGGCTAAAAACTAGAAGTCAGCATTCTATTCTAATCTCCGGCCTTCATGCCAGGGGTTCCTCCTCCGTACCTTTTCCTTCTGTTTGGCTTTTCCCCAGCCCGTGAGAAATTGATAAGCCAATAGAGTCAATCGTCAAGTCGGGATATCCAATAGGTTTTTTTCCAGGTAAGGAACTAGAATAGATTCATACGAAAGTGGCTTTTTGGTTGGTAGCAGGACGGTAATTGGCAACGAAGCAGAGATTTATTTTACCcattaaaaagtatatttcaCCATTCCTCTCGTCGTCCAGAATGGGTGACTCAAAGAAAACGTTTCATTCACGATGAGGCAGAATTGACATAATATAACCAAGATTGGATGGTGACATATAATATAGTAAAGTAAGGGGTTCCTCCGCCCGTCTTCGATACAATCATTGCGATGTGTCACTCAAGGATAGCTAGCCATTCTTCTCTACCCATGCCATGATTTACAGATGAGCTCGAGACCATTATTGAATATATTATGAACACAATTTGCCAAGAGTTGGTTGTGACAAAAGTGATTGGGATGCCCATCTTTGGTCCAGAAGGGGTTCTCTATGAAAAGAGTTTCCACCTTTCTCTACTCGAAAAGCCCTATCTAAAAGGGCTTGTCTGGATGAATGCAGTGTCGGAAGCCGTGATCACATAGTAACTTCCGCCCACAGTGCTATTACGACGGCGGGTCACCGGGAGTGAAGTAAACTCGGCTCCTGATGTAGCATTCATTCGGACCATTCGACGtttgattctttttatcaGGGATACCGATGACTCTGTGAGAGGTGTTCTTCGGCCAAGTTTCCCATGACGGGTTACCCGGTTCAAGGCTTTTCTATATAATGAGAAATACTACTTTCTTTCTAGCTTAAGTGTTCACGTAGGTAAAATAGCTTCTATAGCTCCATCCAATAGTAATCAACGGAGATAGAGTCCAGCGGTTCAACCAACGCTTCTAAGGAGAGCGGGGCAAGCAAGAAAGCAGGCAAAGTCATTGAGCCTATTCTATTCCGAAAGTTCAACTACTGGATAAACAACGAAAGCCGTCGGCATTCTTCTCCTACTGTAGCTGCTACAATTGCTTTAGCGCGAGCAGCAAGGAGGAGGCAGCTCTTACTAAAAAAGCAAAAAGGGAAGGGCATGACAGAAGGGAGATAGACCTCCTATAAGCATTACTCTCTTTTGAGGTAACTTACTTACTTACTCTGATATGATGAGTTCCGTGGGCTAGTAAGATAACTATTGAGGTGAGGGTCCGAAGGAGATCTTTCACTATTTATGCTTGTACAGTTTTATGATAGTTTTGTAAGGGAAAGCAAATCCTGAGAATGGAATGTAAGTTAGGGAACAGTAGTCAGACGCGGACCAGCGCAGGTGGGCGCCACAGCTGTCTTCCTCCATGTGATATCTGATATCACGCAACAGGAGATTCTTCACCCTTATTTATTGACACgatttacaaaagaagaaccaACCCGGTCGTGCTATATGTATTTGGGATCAAAAAGGCTCACTGCTGTATGATATAAATCTTTCTGAATGAGAGTTCATGAGCTACAGGAAGAGATCGAGTCTAGAATAAACCTTAGAAGTGGCAAAAACGACTTACTTTGTTGCAACGGGAACTACTCGCCCCGGGCACTGGTGAAATAGAATCTTATGTGTTGCAGCTACTTATGCTTTCCCAACTAGAAATCAAACGGAACAAAACCGAGTCTTGCTATTTAGAGCCAGGGTTCCTCCGGGGGTCACAACCAGAGACCTACCAGCCCCATGTA
It encodes the following:
- a CDS encoding Putative membrane lipoprotein (Putative membrane lipoprotein; FUNCTIONS IN: molecular_function unknown; INVOLVED IN: biological_process unknown; LOCATED IN: endomembrane system; BEST Arabidopsis thaliana protein match is: Putative membrane lipoprotein (TAIR:ATMG00610.1); Has 6 Blast hits to 6 proteins in 2 species: Archae - 0; Bacteria - 0; Metazoa - 0; Fungi - 0; Plants - 6; Viruses - 0; Other Eukaryotes - 0 (source: NCBI BLink).); amino-acid sequence: MLYGLRLYAFQEISFLDPWQLAAIFSGSCVLFISLEKRTLTGYMLTFILYSVLALFVSVWLSSAAGKAGIPIEGMVFLLFLIGGICFICLIQKIFQLTPNTVQALIPILFSALFFFLEELPALEGLPLLKWLKGLDLLLLLVGLLLLIFNENRQGGDGEGS
- a CDS encoding uncharacterized protein (unknown protein; Has 1 Blast hits to 1 proteins in 1 species: Archae - 0; Bacteria - 0; Metazoa - 0; Fungi - 0; Plants - 1; Viruses - 0; Other Eukaryotes - 0 (source: NCBI BLink).); translation: MATSGLRDQGGVARLSQRRKKWNQREDFIARINHMEACRPSSYGKQIEAVMQEDKDSLEGKRLQKLALGCQAQPFDLVSLSSKFVLPVLQDWLCRRAAVFLFLVFRIKAVAVIESAYKLALISKPAHNRIYY